The following DNA comes from Dehalococcoidia bacterium.
AAAGTTTCCGGCTGCCTCCTTCCTTGCTCTGATGAACAATCCCTACCTGGTAGTGATGCCCAAGCACTATGTGGAGGCTCGCCCGGACAAGCAGGTGCGGGTGTGGAAGGATGTCATCGGGAGTGGGGCGTTCCGAGTGAAAAGCATGACCCCCGGCTCGTCCTATGAGATGGTGAAGTTTGACAAGTTCTACATTCCGGGACGGCCGTATCTGGATGGCATGCGTGTGCTGGTGATGCCAGACCCGGCGACCCGTTTCGCAGCCCTGCGGGCGCGTCGTCTGCACATCATCCCCCAGAGCGTTACCTATGCCCAGGCCGAGGTCATCGCCAAGGAGATGCCCCACATCGTCCTCCAGCGGGTGCCCCGCATCGCCGGCGATACCATTCAGTTGAATGTCAAACAACCGCCTTTCACCGACCCGCGTGTGCGGAGGGCGGTGTCCTTGGCTTTGCCGCGTGCGTGTCTGAAGGACGGGCCGTGCTATGCTGTGGAGCCTGATGGCTACATGGGTGGGGTGCTGTTCCCCTATGGCCCCTGGGCATTGCGCCCGGAGGATTTGGCCGACAAAGTGCCCGGCTATGCCTCTACGGTGGCGGGCAAGGAGCGGGAGCGGCAGGAGGCGCGCCGCCTTCTGGCAGAGGCCGGATTCCCCAACGGGTTCAAGATCGTTATGGACACCCGCGAGCTGCGCTCATACATTGACTGCGCCCAGTGGGCCATTGAAGAACTGCGCAAGGTGGGTATAGAAGTTACCGACCTGAAGATTCACGACTCTGCCTCTTACTACGAACTAACCCTGGAGGGACGGCATAAGATCATCGCCCACGGGCACGCCTTTGCCCTGGACGACCCCGACCTGGTCATTCCCGACCACTACCTGTGTGGTGGGGCGGAGAACCACCCCAAGTTGTGCATGAAGGAGATTGAGGATCTCTTTGCCAAGCAACAGCGCACCCTGGATGTGGGCGAGCGCATCCGCCTCCTGAAGGACCTCCAGCGCCTCATTCTGGACCAGGACGCCAAAATTTGGATCGCTTGGGAGGTGTCGCGCGTGCCCCACTGGCCTGAGGTGAAGGGCTGGTATGCCGTCAACAGCCTTTATATGAGCCAGCACTTCTGGGATGTGTGGCTCGAGCGGTAGGGGAGCCGACAGGCGCGGAGAAGGGGGATGCGCGACTACTTGATTCGGCGGTTCCTGCTCCTCATCCTCACGGTCTGGGGGGTGAGTGTCGTCATCTTCCTCATTATGCGGGTGGTGCCCGGGGATCCCATTATGGCCCTTATGGGCGAGGGGGGGGCCACCAAGGAGCAGATCGCCAAAATTCGCCGGGACCTGGGGTTGGACCGCCCCCTGGTGGTGCAGTACTTTGATTGGCTCTGGGATACAGTGCGCCTAGACCTGGGGAAGTCCCTATGGAAAGGGACGGAAATATCCTATGAACTCAAGACGCGTCTGCCCGTAACCCTGCAACTGGCCATTATGAGCCTTATCCTCTCGGTGGTAATCGCCCTGGTAACGGGGATTGTGTCGGCCCTCAAGCAGGATACCTGGTGGGACTATGCCTTCCGAGTGTTCACCATTGCGGGGCTAGCCCTGCCCGCCTTTTGGGTGGGCATCCTCGTGATCTTGATGCTGGCTTTGTGGTTTAACTGGCTGCCCACCATCGAGTATGTCCCGTTCTTTGAAAACCCGCGGGAGAATTTACTGCAGTTCATCTTCCCCGCCCTGGTGATCGGATGGCGTCAGGCGGCGGTTACAGGGCGTATGGTGCGCTCCTCCATGCTGGAGGTGCTGCGGGAGGATTATATCCGCACGGCGCGGGCGAAGGGGTTGGCGGAGCGTATCGTTATCTTCCGCCACGCCCTAAAAAACGCCTCTTTGCCTGTGGTAACGGTCATCGGCATTGAGGCGACCCTGCTCCTGGGTGGGGTGGTGGTGATAGAGCAGGTGTTCAGCATGCCGGGCCTGGGACGGGCGCTGGTGAGCGCCATCTATTATCGGGACTATCCCATGGTGCAGTTCCTGGTTACCTTTTTCGCCTTTGTAACAGTAGTGATCAACCTGATTGTGGACTTGACCTACGGCTGGCTGGACCCGCGCATTCGCTACGAGTAGGACGGAACACGAGGAGGCATAGGTGGCGCTGGGCTCCTCTTCCCCGGTTGGCGCGGTGCACACTTCCACCGAGGTACGGGCTCTGCGGCGCAGTCCTTGGAAGGGTGTGGTGCGTTTCATCGTCCGCAAGCCCCTGGGAGCAGTGGGGGCGGGGATGATCCTCTTTTTGGTGCTGTTCGCCTATGTCGGGGTGTTTTTTATGCCCTACGGCAAACTGGAGCAGAACGTCTTGGAGGCCCTGAACGCCCCTTCGCTGCGCCACCCCCTGGGCACCGACCAGTTTGGGCGCGACATGCTCACCCGCATTATGTACGCCTCCCAAGTCTCTCTGTTCATCGGTTTTGCCACCGTTCTGGTGAGTGGCGTGGTGGGTGGGATTATCGGGGTAGTCAGCGGATACTTGGGGGGGAAGGTGGATCTGTTGTTCCAGCGTGTGGTTGATGTGCTCATGTCCTTCCCCTTGCTGATTTTAGCCATGGCCATCGTGGCAATGCTGGGGGCGTCCACCTACAATGTCATCATCGCCATCGCCATCTCCTACGCCCCCCGTTTGGCGCGGGTGGTGCGATCGGTAGCCTTATCGGTGCGGGAGAAGCAGTATGTGGAGGCGGCACGGGCGATCGGGTGCTCCGATGTGCGGGTGATGGTCTACCATGTTGCCCCTCAGTGCGTGGCTCCCACTTTAGTGCTTGTTACTGCCCAGTTGGGGGCTGCCATTCTGGTGGAGTCGTCCTTAAGTTTCTTGGGCCTGGGCACGCAAGAGCCCAATCCCTCGTTGGGCAATATGCTCAGCGGAGCAGCGGCGGGCTACTTCGAGTTGGCCCCGTGGATGGCCATCTTCCCCGGCTTGGCCATCGCTCTCGCCGTGTTTGGATTCAATGTGTTTGGCGATGCCTTGCGGGATGTGCTGGACCCCCGCCTGCGGGGTGCAGGACGCTAAAGGGCTTGACACACCCCTCCCCTTGTGGCTATCATAAAAGCCAACAATAAAGCGGAAAAGGCGACGACCGGGACGAGTAGCCCCCCAGCGAGGCTCCAGAGAGCCGGGGCAGGTGGAAGCCGGCGCTAGCGCAGGGGGTGAATGGCCCCGCGAGCCGCACCCCGAACGGGTCAGTGCCCTAGTAGGCGGTGCCGGGCAGGCCCCGTTACCACGGCCTGGGTGGCTCTGTGGCGTGCCTGCCACGCCACCCGAGAAGATGAGGCCTGCCCAGAGGATAGGGCAGGCGAAGAAGGGTGGCACCGCGGTGTGCCTGTGTGCCCCGCCCCTTTATGGCGGGGCTTTTTTGTTGGAGGCGACGACGGGGAGTGGTTACACGCCCCTCAGGAGGAGGTGCCTATGGCCGAGGAGACCAAAATCATCCTGTCAGAGAAGGAAATTCCCACCCAGTGGTACAATGTGCAGGCGGACCTGCCCAAACCCCTTCCGCCGGTAATTCACCCCGCCACCAAACAGCCCATCGGGCCCCAGGATTTGGCCCCCATCTTCCCCCAAGCCCTGATTCTGCAGGAGGTAACACGGGAGCGCTGGGTGCCCATCCCCGAAGAGGTGCGCCGGGTGTATGCCCTGTGGCGTCCCACGCCCCTGTACCGTGCGCACCGATTGGAGAAGGCTCTGAATACCCCCGCCCACATCTACTACAAGTATGAGGGCGTCTCCCCGCCAGGAAGCCATAAGCCCAACACGGCTGTGGCCCAAGCCTACTATAACAAGGTGGAGGGGGTGCGCCGCCTCACCACCGAGACAGGAGCCGGCCAGTGGGGCAGTGCTTTGGCCTTCGCCTGTCGCCTGTTCGGACTGGAGTGCAAGGTGTATATGGTGAAGGTCTCTTACTTCCAGAAGCCCTACCGCCGGGTGATGATGGAGACATGGGGTGCGAAGGTGGTGCCCAGCCCCAGCCCGGACACCAACGCCGGGCGGAGCATTCTGAGCAAGGATCCCGAAAACCCTGGCTCCCTGGGCATCGCCATCAGCGAGGCGGTGGAGGACGCCGCCACCCACGAGGATACCAAGTACTCCCTGGGCTCGGTGCTCAACCATGTGCTCCTGCACCAGACGGTCATTGGGGAGGAGGCACGCCTGCAGATGGAAAAGGCAGGGGAGTATCCCGATATCGTTATCGGGTGCATCGGGGGAGGTTCTAACTTCG
Coding sequences within:
- a CDS encoding TrpB-like pyridoxal phosphate-dependent enzyme; translated protein: MAEETKIILSEKEIPTQWYNVQADLPKPLPPVIHPATKQPIGPQDLAPIFPQALILQEVTRERWVPIPEEVRRVYALWRPTPLYRAHRLEKALNTPAHIYYKYEGVSPPGSHKPNTAVAQAYYNKVEGVRRLTTETGAGQWGSALAFACRLFGLECKVYMVKVSYFQKPYRRVMMETWGAKVVPSPSPDTNAGRSILSKDPENPGSLGIAISEAVEDAATHEDTKYSLGSVLNHVLLHQTVIGEEARLQMEKAGEYPDIVIGCIGGGSNFAGLALPFVRDRLQGRTKTRFIAVEPEACPSVTRGVYTYDFGDTAGMTPLLKMHTLGHTFMPPRIHAGGLRYHGMAPIISLLVEEKVVEAVAVHQNPTFEAAVTFARAEGIIPAPESAHAIRVAIDEALKAREAGQRRVILFNLSGHGHFDMQAYDEYLSGRLQDYAYPREAVERAMAQLPKV
- a CDS encoding ABC transporter permease, with product MALGSSSPVGAVHTSTEVRALRRSPWKGVVRFIVRKPLGAVGAGMILFLVLFAYVGVFFMPYGKLEQNVLEALNAPSLRHPLGTDQFGRDMLTRIMYASQVSLFIGFATVLVSGVVGGIIGVVSGYLGGKVDLLFQRVVDVLMSFPLLILAMAIVAMLGASTYNVIIAIAISYAPRLARVVRSVALSVREKQYVEAARAIGCSDVRVMVYHVAPQCVAPTLVLVTAQLGAAILVESSLSFLGLGTQEPNPSLGNMLSGAAAGYFELAPWMAIFPGLAIALAVFGFNVFGDALRDVLDPRLRGAGR
- a CDS encoding ABC transporter permease, with translation MRDYLIRRFLLLILTVWGVSVVIFLIMRVVPGDPIMALMGEGGATKEQIAKIRRDLGLDRPLVVQYFDWLWDTVRLDLGKSLWKGTEISYELKTRLPVTLQLAIMSLILSVVIALVTGIVSALKQDTWWDYAFRVFTIAGLALPAFWVGILVILMLALWFNWLPTIEYVPFFENPRENLLQFIFPALVIGWRQAAVTGRMVRSSMLEVLREDYIRTARAKGLAERIVIFRHALKNASLPVVTVIGIEATLLLGGVVVIEQVFSMPGLGRALVSAIYYRDYPMVQFLVTFFAFVTVVINLIVDLTYGWLDPRIRYE
- a CDS encoding ABC transporter substrate-binding protein, with translation MAVGRLCAFGLVMVLLGFATACRAAPAPTGPTPTPTSVVRPAPQPTPTPFPTPTPLPLATPGAGVLPTPTPIPTPTPGVEGKYGGILIWAQERDVVSAEISMYEGLSYLSQHPTRPLYSQIVMNDPQDAYKVIPDLAERWEMRPDGMQWTFYLRRNAVWHDGKPVTAHDVKFTFDRMFNPPPGQVRGRAAPVLDYMDGPASVVVKDDYTVQFNLKFPAASFLALMNNPYLVVMPKHYVEARPDKQVRVWKDVIGSGAFRVKSMTPGSSYEMVKFDKFYIPGRPYLDGMRVLVMPDPATRFAALRARRLHIIPQSVTYAQAEVIAKEMPHIVLQRVPRIAGDTIQLNVKQPPFTDPRVRRAVSLALPRACLKDGPCYAVEPDGYMGGVLFPYGPWALRPEDLADKVPGYASTVAGKERERQEARRLLAEAGFPNGFKIVMDTRELRSYIDCAQWAIEELRKVGIEVTDLKIHDSASYYELTLEGRHKIIAHGHAFALDDPDLVIPDHYLCGGAENHPKLCMKEIEDLFAKQQRTLDVGERIRLLKDLQRLILDQDAKIWIAWEVSRVPHWPEVKGWYAVNSLYMSQHFWDVWLER